Part of the Pseudomonas sp. P8_241 genome is shown below.
TGGAGATTGCGCACAAGGTCAGCGTCAGGGACGGCCGCTTCACCACCACCGACCTGTCCACCGGCCAGCGCAAACGCCTGGCGCTGGTCAATGCGTGGCTTGAGGAACGCCCGGTGCTGGTGTTCGACGAATGGGCCGCCGACCAGGACCCGACCTTCCGCCGAATCTTCTACACCGAACTGCTCCCGGACCTCAAACGCCTGGGCAAAACCATCATCGTCATCTCCCACGACGATCGCTATTTCGACCTGGCCGATCAACTGGTGCGCATGGAGTCCGGCCGGGTCGTGACCGAGCGCACAGCCGCCTGACAGCCGTTGCCGACACGCAGGTCATTGTTTTTCGAAGTTTGTTTTCCGGTTTAGCCGAGGTGGTCCGTCTAATAATAATTATCATTAACAAAAATCTGCACACCCCCTTCTGGAGCGATTCGAGCAATGCAAAGCCTTACTCTGTCCCGCGCACCGCTGGCACTCGCCATCGACCGGCAAAAGAAATTTCGAACGGTCTTGCCGGGCGCGCTGCTGGCCCTGTTGCTGCTGGGCACTTCCCAGGTTGAAGCGGCACCGGTGAACGTCAACGTTCCGTCTCAGTCGCTGGCCAGCGCCTTGCGCCAATTGGGCCAACAGACCAACCTGCAGATCCTGTACAGCCAGGACATGGTCAACGGCATCAAGTCCACGGCGGTGTCGGGCAACATGGAGCCGGAGCAGGCATTGAAGACGTTGCTGCTGGGGAGCGGCATCAATTTTCAACTGAACGGCAACACCGTTTCACTGGTACCGGCAGCGGATAATTCCAGCACGCTGCAACTGGGCGCCACTTCGATCACCGGCCTGGCGCTGGGGCCGACCACCGAAGGCACGCATTCCTACACCAGCGATGAAGTCAGCATCGGCAAGGGCAATATCAAGGTCAAGGACATCCCGCAGTCGGTATCCGTGGTCACGCGCCAGCGCATGGACGACCAGAACCTGAACAACCTGCAAGATGCCATGCGTCAGGTCACCGGCGTGACCATCAAGACCTACAACACCGGTTCCAGCCTCAACGACGTCTACATGCGCGGCTTCCTCGTCGATCAGGTCCAGGTTGACGGTGTGTCGCAACCGACCGGTCAGGGCGACCTGTCCACCAGCTTTGACCTGGCGATGTACGACCGCGTCGAAGTGCTGCGCGGTCCGTCGGGCCTGTATCAAGGCGCTGGCGAACCTGGCGGCACAATCAACGTGGTGCGCAAGCGCGCCCTGGACAAATTCGCCCTGAGTGGCGAGGTGGCGGGTGGCTCTTATGACCACTACCGGTCCTCGGTGGATGTCACCGGCCCGTTGAACGACCAGGGCACCGTCCGCGGCCGTTTCGTGACCGCCTACGAGAACAACAAATCCTACGTCGACTACGCCAAGAACGAACGCCCGATGGTTTACGGCCGCCTGGAATTGGACCTCGACCCGGCCACGACCCTGTCGGTCGGCGGCGCCTACCAGAAGAACAACTCCACCCCGGCGTTCGGCCTGCCGGCCTATGCCGACGGCAGTTTGCTGGATGTCCCACGCTCGACCTTCGTCGATGCCAAGTGGAACACCCTCAATGAAAAAGTCTGGGAAAGCTTTGCCGAAGTGGACCACGCGCTGGACAACGGCGGTCAGTTCAAGACCACCGTGACCTACCGCGATGCCGAGACCCCGGAGCGTAACTTTACCTGGGCCGACGGCGCTGTCGATCCCGCGACCGGCGACAGCTGGGCCGTGGCGTACGACTATTACACCCATATCAAGACCATCGGCGTCGACAGTTTCGTCACCACGCCATTCGAATTCGCCGATCGCCAGCACGAGTTCACCGTGGGTGCCGAATACCAGCACCTGGACAAGGACTTCACCTACGGCGGTGGCGAGTACTTTCCGATCAACGTGTACGATCCGGGCAGCATCGACATTCCGCATAACGACTATGAGCACGTCAACGGCAACTGGTCCAAGTCCGACCAGTACGGCCTCTACACCCGCGCCAAGTTCAACGTCACCGACTGGCTCGATGTCATTGGCGGCAGCCGCGTAACCTGGTACGAAAGCGACGCGAAAAACGAGAACGCCTTCTTCAACAACTACGGCGAAGCGCACACCAGCATCAACCACAAGGTCGTGCCGTACGGCGCCATCATTGGCAAGATCACCCCGGAACTGTCGACCTATTTCAGCTACACCGGCGTGTTCAAGCCACAAAGCGAAATCGGCACCGATGGCGAGCCGGTCGGCCCGCGTGAAGGCGAACAGTATGAGATCGGCCTCAAGCGCGAGTTCTTCGACGGTCGCCTGAACGCCAGCATCGCCGCTTTTCGCATCTACGATGAGAACCGTGCCGAGTACGACGACAGCACCGGCGCCTACATGACCGAGGGCAAGGCGCGCAGCCAGGGCTGGGAAACCGAGTTGAGCGGCAACCTGACCGACAACTGGAGCATCGTCACCGGTTACGCCTACACCGACACCAAGTACCTGGAAGCCGCAGACGCCAACAAAGGCAAGACCTTCAGCACCATCACGCCCAAGCACAACTACAACCTGTGGACCAAGTACGACTTCACCGACGGAGCGCTCAAGGGCTTCAACGTCGGCGGTGGCGTACGTGCCGTCAGCGAAACCTACTACCAGCGTGACGTGAAGTTCAAACAAGGCGGCTTTGCCGTCACCACGGCGCAGATCGGCTACAAGTTCAACGATC
Proteins encoded:
- a CDS encoding TonB-dependent siderophore receptor; the protein is MQSLTLSRAPLALAIDRQKKFRTVLPGALLALLLLGTSQVEAAPVNVNVPSQSLASALRQLGQQTNLQILYSQDMVNGIKSTAVSGNMEPEQALKTLLLGSGINFQLNGNTVSLVPAADNSSTLQLGATSITGLALGPTTEGTHSYTSDEVSIGKGNIKVKDIPQSVSVVTRQRMDDQNLNNLQDAMRQVTGVTIKTYNTGSSLNDVYMRGFLVDQVQVDGVSQPTGQGDLSTSFDLAMYDRVEVLRGPSGLYQGAGEPGGTINVVRKRALDKFALSGEVAGGSYDHYRSSVDVTGPLNDQGTVRGRFVTAYENNKSYVDYAKNERPMVYGRLELDLDPATTLSVGGAYQKNNSTPAFGLPAYADGSLLDVPRSTFVDAKWNTLNEKVWESFAEVDHALDNGGQFKTTVTYRDAETPERNFTWADGAVDPATGDSWAVAYDYYTHIKTIGVDSFVTTPFEFADRQHEFTVGAEYQHLDKDFTYGGGEYFPINVYDPGSIDIPHNDYEHVNGNWSKSDQYGLYTRAKFNVTDWLDVIGGSRVTWYESDAKNENAFFNNYGEAHTSINHKVVPYGAIIGKITPELSTYFSYTGVFKPQSEIGTDGEPVGPREGEQYEIGLKREFFDGRLNASIAAFRIYDENRAEYDDSTGAYMTEGKARSQGWETELSGNLTDNWSIVTGYAYTDTKYLEAADANKGKTFSTITPKHNYNLWTKYDFTDGALKGFNVGGGVRAVSETYYQRDVKFKQGGFAVTTAQIGYKFNDHLSSTLTANNLFDRKYYDRVDAAWGTNFYGDPRTFTLSLRAQY